The Tenuifilum thalassicum genome includes the window CCAGCAGCTTTAAAAGAAAATGCTTTTACTCCCGAGCCAATCCTTTCCTCTTTTATGTTTTTATCAACTAATTCCTTTGAAGTAATTCTGAAATATATCATCCGAGCGATGGCTTCAGCCGCCCCACCCGATATGCCAAAAAGTTTTCCTGCAGAACTTCTAATGTTAAATGGTTTATCGGCATGTTGAGTTTCGATATTTTGCATATCTATGCCGTAAAGTTTAATAAGGCGAACCAGTTCGCGTGTTGAAATCACAGAATCGACATCTGAAAGGCCACGAGTTGTCATCTCCTCTCTTTGTGCCTCAAACTTCTTAGCCAAACAGGGCATAATGGAAACAGAGAAGATATTTGATGGGTTTATTCCCACTGTTTTGGAAAAATAGTTTCGCACCAATGAACCCATAATCTGCTGAGGTGATTTTACAGCACTTAGCAAATTAATTCTATTTGGGTACCACTGTTCTACAAATTTAACCCAGGCTGGACAGCAAGAAGAGAGCATTGGGATGCTCTCACCATTTTCCTTTCGATCTAAGAGCTCCTGCGCCATCTCGTGTGAGGAGATATCTGCTGCAACCGAAGTATCAAACACATAGTCAAACCCTATTTTTCTCAGTGCAGCATAAATAATTCCATTGATATCTTTTGTAGCTTTCATCCCAAACTCCGAAGCAATAGAAACAGAAATAGAAGGGGCAATTTGAGCTACGGTAACAATTTCAGGATTATTAATAGCATCTATTACTTCGGCTATATTTTGCCGTTCCGTAAGTGCACCAGTTGGGCAAACCAACACGCACTGGCCACAACCAATACAGTTGGAAAAGTTCAAGTCGCGCGACATGGTTGTTCCAACATACATGTTACAACCACGTTTAATAAATTCGAACGTTGAAACACTTTGAACCTCGTCGCAAATCCTAACACATCTCCCACAGAGAATGCATTTGGCTGGGTCCCTAACAATACTTGGGCTTGACAAATCGAGCTTTTGGGAGAAACTTTTTGAAAGTACCTTACGCTCACGAACGTGGAGTTCAACCGCTAAATCCTGTAACTCACAAGAACCATTTTTTTCACAGTATAGGCAATCGTCGGGGTGATTATCGAGAAGGAGTTCAACTATTGTTTTTCTTGCTCTCACTACTCTAGGAGAATGCGTTTTAATTTTCATTCCCTCCTCAACAATATGCGAACAAGAAGTAAGAAGATTATCATAACCTTCAACCTCAACCACACACAGCCGGCATGCACCAGTTGGAGTAAGGTGCGCCATGTTGCAAAGGGTTGGAACTCTTATTCCATTTTGTCTCAAGGCTTCAAGTATGGTATCACCTTTTTTCGCCTTAATTGACCGATTATTTACTTCTATGGTTATGTTCATAGTCCTAAATCACTTAAAGTAGACTGCTGAGAACTTGCAGGTTTCCTGGCAAATTCCACAACCAATACATCGTTCTTCCACAATAAAATAGGGAGTGCGAGGTGTTCCAAATATTGCATTGGTGGGGCACTTTTTTGCGCAAGCAGTACAGCCTGTACACTTATCAACATCAATATAAAATGTTCGCAAATCGCGACAAACGCTTGCCCTACATTTACGATCGAAGATGTGTTCTTCAAACTCATCTCTAAACGACTTAAGGGCCTTTAATAATGGTCGAGAAGCTGTTTGCCCCAGCCCACAAAGAGATGTATCGCGCATGACCTCAGCAAGAGTTTCCAGCTGAATTACACCTTTAAATCGCTCAAGTGTGGTGTGACCTTCGTTACTTACAGGTCGCTTTGAAATATTATCGAGTATTTGGTACATTCTGTTAGAACCTTCGCGACAAGGGATACACTTACCACAGCTCTCGTTTCTAATAAAGTGCATAAAGTATTTTACGAGGTCGACCATGCAAACTGTATTATCTAGAACTTGAACGCTACCCGACCCAAGAGTAATTCCCTTTTCTCGCAGTTCATCAAAATCGATGGGATAACCTAATTCATCTTTAGTAATGCTCATACCCGAAGGGCCTCCTAAATGCAATGCTTTAAACTCACGCCCCTCTTTTACCCCCCCTGCCAAGTCGAGCAAAGTAGATAAAGGTTTACCAAAATCCACCTCAACCAAGCAGGTTTGCGCAGCATTTCCATTAACAGAAAAAATCTTAGTACCTTTTGACGTTTGGGAACCAATTGAGCTATACCATTCTGCACCATTTAGAATGATATCGGGAATATTTGCAAGGGTTTCAACATTATTTATAACGGTTGGTTTACCATTAAAGCCCCATTCGGTTGGGAATGGAGGTTTAATGCTTGGCATTCCTCTCTTCCCCTCTATGCTTTTTATCAATGCAGTTTCTTCGCCACATACATAAGCACCAGGCCCTTGACGTATTTCTATATCAAGTGAATAACCGCTTCCTAAAATATCAAATCCGAGTAATCCAACCTCATATGCTTGATCAATGGCGTTCTTTATACGCTCTACTGTTAGGTTGTACCTATTCCTAATATAAACTATTGCCCTATTTGCACCAATTGCATAGGCGCTTAATACAATTCCCTCAACTACTCTAAAAGGGTCGCTTTCAACAAGTAATCGATCCATAAACCCACCAGGGTCACTTTCATCGGCGTTACAAATAAGGTATCG containing:
- a CDS encoding [FeFe] hydrogenase, group A, with the protein product MNITIEVNNRSIKAKKGDTILEALRQNGIRVPTLCNMAHLTPTGACRLCVVEVEGYDNLLTSCSHIVEEGMKIKTHSPRVVRARKTIVELLLDNHPDDCLYCEKNGSCELQDLAVELHVRERKVLSKSFSQKLDLSSPSIVRDPAKCILCGRCVRICDEVQSVSTFEFIKRGCNMYVGTTMSRDLNFSNCIGCGQCVLVCPTGALTERQNIAEVIDAINNPEIVTVAQIAPSISVSIASEFGMKATKDINGIIYAALRKIGFDYVFDTSVAADISSHEMAQELLDRKENGESIPMLSSCCPAWVKFVEQWYPNRINLLSAVKSPQQIMGSLVRNYFSKTVGINPSNIFSVSIMPCLAKKFEAQREEMTTRGLSDVDSVISTRELVRLIKLYGIDMQNIETQHADKPFNIRSSAGKLFGISGGAAEAIARMIYFRITSKELVDKNIKEERIGSGVKAFSFKAAGHQFRFAIVNGLKNIHEIIGEVLKPENEIDFVEVMACPGGCVNGGGQPFTMDEKSVKQRAKIIAEIDEADGIKCAAKNPSVHAVYEEFLEDVGSEKSKKFLYTRYSPRDVLL
- a CDS encoding NADH-ubiquinone oxidoreductase-F iron-sulfur binding region domain-containing protein produces the protein MVSFIKDEVIPNLHTGNWNDEIKERLDSFRRESVRQPVVYVGITTSSIVAGAINTREAIEQYLDDNAVDADLVCVGSHGLCSHEPIVEVQIPGKTRVAFGNVTPDRVSTLLDAAINGFVQPEQAMFQYYSDILEPWVGIPFMQDLPFFKNQKRILLKNAGVISPDSIVDYIALGGFRALATTLRKYTFDDVCRMVEESGLRGRGGGAYPTGTKWRNALQVATTERYLICNADESDPGGFMDRLLVESDPFRVVEGIVLSAYAIGANRAIVYIRNRYNLTVERIKNAIDQAYEVGLLGFDILGSGYSLDIEIRQGPGAYVCGEETALIKSIEGKRGMPSIKPPFPTEWGFNGKPTVINNVETLANIPDIILNGAEWYSSIGSQTSKGTKIFSVNGNAAQTCLVEVDFGKPLSTLLDLAGGVKEGREFKALHLGGPSGMSITKDELGYPIDFDELREKGITLGSGSVQVLDNTVCMVDLVKYFMHFIRNESCGKCIPCREGSNRMYQILDNISKRPVSNEGHTTLERFKGVIQLETLAEVMRDTSLCGLGQTASRPLLKALKSFRDEFEEHIFDRKCRASVCRDLRTFYIDVDKCTGCTACAKKCPTNAIFGTPRTPYFIVEERCIGCGICQETCKFSAVYFK